In the genome of Triticum urartu cultivar G1812 chromosome 5, Tu2.1, whole genome shotgun sequence, one region contains:
- the LOC125556545 gene encoding probable cytokinin riboside 5'-monophosphate phosphoribohydrolase LOGL9 — MRRGGGEMEETAAAKNRSGSVGEGAVVELEVEVEEGPRFRRVCVFCGSSSGKRSCYRDAAVELGKELVARGMDLVYGGGSLGLMGEVSEAVHKAGGHVIGVIPTILMGKEITGETVGEVVAVSGMHERKAAMARNADAFIALPGGYGTLDELLEVIAWAQLGIHTKPVGLLNVDGYYDFLLAFIDKAVDDGFIRPSQRHIFVSAPDARDLVHKLEEYVAVEEDDPAAPKLRWEIDQHLINYASQ; from the exons atgcggcgcggcggcggagagATGGAGGAGACAGCGGCGGCCAAGAACCGCAGCGGCAGTGTTGGTGAGGGCGCCGTCGTGGAgttggaggtggaggtggaggagggGCCTCGGTTCCGGCGGGTGTGCGTGTTCTGCGGGAGCAGCTCCGGGAAGCGCAGCTGCTACCGCGACGCCGCCGTCGAGCTGGGCAAGGAGCTG GTTGCTCGTGGGATGGATCTGGTGTACGGCGGTGGCAGCCTGGGGCTCATGGGGGAGGTCTCAGAGGCCGTTCACAAGGCCGGCGGCCACGTCATCGG CGTCATACCCACCATTCTCATGGGCAAAGAG ATCACCGGGGAGACGgtgggggaggtggtggcggtgtcCGGGATGCACGAGCGGAAAGCGGCCATGGCGCGCAACGCCGACGCCTTCATCGCGCTGCCCGGCGGCTACGGCACCCTGGACGAGCTGCTCGAGGTCATCGCCTGGGCGCAGCTCGGCATCCACACCAAACCA GTGGGGCTGCTGAACGTGGATGGGTACTACGACTTCCTGCTGGCCTTCATCgacaaggcggtggacgacggcttCATCCGGCCATCCCAGCGCCACATCTTCGTCAGCGCCCCCGACGCCAGGGACCTCGTCCACAAGCTCGAG GAGTACGTGGCGGTGGAGGAGGACGACCCGGCGGCGCCCAAGCTGCGGTGGGAGATCGATCAGCACTTGATTAATTACGCTAGTCAGTAG